One genomic window of Dermacentor andersoni chromosome 8, qqDerAnde1_hic_scaffold, whole genome shotgun sequence includes the following:
- the LOC126529464 gene encoding uncharacterized protein, producing MSSAGNSASALGRGSHPPSTTDSGNYKVVLPRLPTGNTVLNSVFLHADLVGRPYRAPDFRDALLSVLNATDILGAGQYQKSHLWLVTCVNSIAKQKLVDKGELLVKGLKCLVIDPECKNIKMKLLWLPPHLEHRRIVEALEPYGTVQSITREMWRCDGMEGWQMTNRDVAFTLKDGVSASNLPHLLSIYGHQCLILIPGRPPLCLRCNRVGHIRRHCRTPRCSNCHRYDHPADACIGTYADKLRANRPAEDDAITDHLMDVSEVVDATGETLPESHRQEQIKPSSADISVSQKPASEDDTKAPDDEPTVSWAESPPVQDRPPSVESGSMCEAAKKRPPPSDNPSPSAKEARVPKVSKLTKPLRGTPTPADVPCVNVHKSIVHHLIKKGVVHLWSSV from the coding sequence ATGAGCTCCGCTGGAAACAGCGCATCGGCCCTCGGCCGAGGATCACACCCACCGTCAACTACTGATTCCGGTAATTATAAAGTCGTTCTCCCTCGTCTACCGACTGGCAACACCGTTCTCAATtcagttttcctgcatgctgacctgGTAGGGCGGCCGTATCGGGCCCCGGACTTTCGCGATGCTCTCCTTTCAGTGCTAAATGCAACTGATATCCTCGGCGCTGGACAATACCAGAAGAGCCATTTGTGGTTAGTCACATGTGTTAACAGCATCGCGAAACAGAAACTTGTCGACAAAGGCGAGTTGCTGGTGAAAGGCCTCAAGTGCCTTGTCATAGACCCGGAATGCAAAAATATCAAGATGAAGCTTCTTTGGCTTCCCCCACACCTCGAACATAGACGGATTGTTGAAGCGCTAGAGCCATATGGCACAGTGCAGTCCATCACGAGAGAAATGTGGCGGTGTGACGGCATGGAGGGCTGGCAAATGACTAATCGAGACGTCGCGTTCACATTGAAAGATGGGGTTTCTGCCAGTAATCTGCCACATCTATTGAGCATATATGGCCACCAGTGCCTTATCTTGATTCCTGGCCGACCACCACTTTGCCTCCGGTGCAACAGAGTTGGGCATATCCGGCGACACTGTAGAACACCGCGCTGCAGTAACTGTCACCGCTATGATCACCCTGCAGATGCATGCATCGGAACCTacgctgacaaacttcgtgcaAATAGACCAGCTGAGGATGATGCCATCACCGATCATCTAATGGACGTGAGCGAAGTTGTGGACGCAACTGGCGAAACACTCCCTGAGTCTCATCGACAAGAACAGATTAAGCCGTCATCGGCTGACATTAGCGTTAGCCAGAAGCCTGCGAGCGAGGATGACACTAAGGCACCTGATGACGAACCAACTGTGTCTTGGGCAGAATCtccaccagttcaagatcgcccACCGTCAGTGGAATCTGGATCGATGTGCGAGGCCGCCAAGAAGCGTCCACCGCCATCCGACAATCCATCGCCCTCGGCAAAGGAGGCTCGCGTTCCCAAGGTGTCAAAGTTGACAAAACCGCTCCGGGGAACACCTACACCTGCTGATGTACCTTGTGTTAACGTGCACAAGTCCATAGTGCATCACCTCATCAAGAAGGGAGTGGTGCACCTCTGGAGCAGCGTTTAG